DNA sequence from the Thermoplasma sp. Kam2015 genome:
CTTCTCCTGACTATGCTGTTAACGAACGTTTCTATATTGTTAATCCTGACGAATTCTTTCAGTTGCCTCAGAAAACTCTCTGATACCGGAAAATTAAGCCTTATCTCCCTGGTGAAATACGCGTAGTTGACCACAGGAAGAGATGCAATCATCCCGGCCAATCGTTCGTCCAGAGGAACATCCTCATCGTAATCAAAGTATAGATCGAAGGAAAGATCGTCTGCCGATATCCTTGCCTTTATCCGCCTGTTGGTCACGGATTGCAGGCTTACCTCGATGGAATCAAAATGCCTGACTCTCTCATAATAACTCATTGAACCTTCAATACTGACGCTCAAAATATCACCAAAAATTTAAAAAAATGTTCAGATGTTATAGCTGTCTATCTCTCTAGTCACCGAAGATAGCCTCTGGAGCGGGTCAAAGACAGGTATACCGAATTTTGCCTGAAGCCTTGACTTCTCCTCCTTTATCATCGATTCATCCATATTTTCGGTGTTGAGAGCTATGGCTATCACGCGCTTGTTGGAAAGAAGCTCAAGTATATTTATGAACTTCTCCAGCGGCGGGATCTCATAGCCAGGAAAACCGTCGAAATACTTCCTCATGGGCGCATGCTGTAGTATGATCGCGTCCGGCCTGGTAGCGCCTATGATCTCGAAGCTTCCAGGATAGGCTGGATGCAGAACCGATCCCTGCCCCTCTATGAACATGTAATCTGGCCTTTCGGCATCCCATGCCTCGTAGGTTACAGATTCAAGTGCACCAGCTACGAAGTCGTTAACTATGGCATCTATGACAACTGTGTACTTGAATCCCTGCATCCATGAGGTCTGTCCAGTACCGATCATGACGCTCTTCTTGCCTATGGCCTTCATAGCGCGGTTCAGGTATATGGCCGTCGTGCGTTTTCCAATTGCGCTGTCCGTTCCAAGCACAGCTATCTTCTTTGCCTTGACCTTCTCTATGTTTCCAGTGAAGAAGTATCTCCTCTCCTTGAACAGTTTTCTGACGTCCGTGATCTTTGATCCGGTGCGTTTGGCCAGCTTTGAAAATTCAGGATCATCGCTTATGAAGTCATGAAGGCCGCTGACAATGTTCATACCATGGTTTATAGCA
Encoded proteins:
- a CDS encoding DUF1611 domain-containing protein, producing the protein MENATILSEGVFGTTYGKTANGLVRYSKRYKILSVIDSRLAGQDAGNVLMHRYAGIPIISGVEEGLRGGAETLIVGIASDGGVLPDSYRPYIKTAINHGMNIVSGLHDFISDDPEFSKLAKRTGSKITDVRKLFKERRYFFTGNIEKVKAKKIAVLGTDSAIGKRTTAIYLNRAMKAIGKKSVMIGTGQTSWMQGFKYTVVIDAIVNDFVAGALESVTYEAWDAERPDYMFIEGQGSVLHPAYPGSFEIIGATRPDAIILQHAPMRKYFDGFPGYEIPPLEKFINILELLSNKRVIAIALNTENMDESMIKEEKSRLQAKFGIPVFDPLQRLSSVTREIDSYNI